Below is a genomic region from Persicimonas caeni.
GTCAACTCAGCCCGAGTCAACTCAGCCCGAGTCAACTCAGCCCGAGTCAACTCAGCAGGCTGAGCCCGTCCAAGAAGACGCCCAATCGATGGCTGCCACCCAGCGCATCGACCTGAACGAAGAGCAGCCGTTCGCCACCGAGCAACAGGCTCAGCCGGAGCCGGTCGCCGAACCCGAGCCCGAACCCGCACCGGAGCCGGCCTCCGAACCGGAGCCCGAGCCCGAACCGGAGCCCGAGCCGCAAGCACAAGAGGCCGCCCAGGCCGATCCGCACTCCTTCGCCGGCGCCGATCGCATGCGCGTGGGCTCGTCGACCCACGAGGCGCTTCGCGCCGACGAGCAAGAGCCCAAGGTTCTTCGTGAGACGCGCTCGAAGACCGACCAGAAGAAGGCCGTCGAGATCGGCCGGCGCAACGAGAAGGTCTCCGAGTCGCTCATCGAGGACATCTTCCTCGAGATCCAGGAGATCCACGAAGGCGACAAGCCGATGGAGAACGTCGTCAACTTCGTCATGGACATGGCCATGGAGAAGGTCGGCGCCGAAAGCGGCAGCGTGCTGTTCGCCGACGTCAACGGTCGTGAGCTGTATTTCGCCACCGCCCGCGGCCCCAAGGCGAACGAAATCATGGATTACCGCGTGCCCATGGGCAAAGGCATCGTCGGCTTCTGCACCCGCGAAGGCGTCAGCCTCGCCATTAGCGACGCGCCCAACGATCCGCGGTTTTACAAGGCCATCTCCGAGTCACTCGGCTACGAGACCGAGGGCCTCGTATGTGCCCCCATCCAGTACGAGGGCCGCGTGTACGGCGCGCTCGAGCTGATGAACAAGAAGTCGGGCACCGGCTTTACGGCCGACGAGATGAATGCCCTGTCGTATATGGGCCGTCAGCTCGCCCAGTACGTCCACGACACGATCATGCGGCGTGAGAAGATCGAGTAGTGGAGTGATCGAGTAAAATCGAGTAAACGAGAAAAGCCCCCGGAGCCGATTTGGCTGCGGGGGCTTTTTGATGTCTGCTGTTCTTAGGTGTGTTGTCCTTAGAATCCCATCTGGAACGCTTCTCCGATGCTGGCGTACCAGCCGATGATCCACATGACGATGCCGACCATCGCCTTGAGCACCAGTTGGATGGTCGCGACGCCCACGCTCTTGGTGAAGCCGAGGTCATACGATGACATGATCACGCCGAACCAGAGCACCGCGTACAGCGGCCAGCTCAAAAAGAACGGCAGGATTCCCAGGACCAGACCGGCCACGCCCAGTCCAAACGAAAGCCACATTGCCTTCGAATATGAGTTCTTGTGCTGGGGCACGCCCATGGTGCCGACAGCCAGCTTCAGCACGAGGGCGTGTAAGAAGAAGGTGACAATACCTATAATTAGTGTGCTCATGGATCCGTCTCTCGTGCGTTGAAAGAAAGCCCGTGCGTTGAAAGCAAGGGCGCGACGCTATTGGATGCACCCGTACCTATGACCGTCGTGCTATGATCATAAGCACTGTTCGAGGCAATTTCTATTCCCGCGCCGATGCGATATACACTCGTGTCGAGACTTTGTAGTTCCCAGAAGAGAATCGATGCTTCGCGGCAACACGCAAAAGGAATGGGGCGGACCCGCCTCGGAGAACCGTCGGCGCTTTGCCACAGTCGCCGACGTGCTTCGTGGTGCGCCCGAATTCGCCGGCAAAGCGGGCGTCTACATCATGGACGCGCGCGGCAGCCAAGAATTTCGCACCTACACGCAGATCTTGGAGAACGCGCTTCGCGTCGGCGCCTCCCTTCGAATCCAGGGGATCGGCCGGCTCGAGCGGGTCATGCTTCTGCAGTCGACTGGCTTCGACTTTATGAGCGCTTTTTTCGGGGCCGTGGCCATCGGCGCCACGCCCGTGCCCTATCCGCCGCCGGGGCGCCAAGACCACGCGAACGGTGAGCCGCGCTTCATGAAGACCGCCAAGCGGCTCGGCGCGTCGGCCATCGTCGCCGACACCGACATCGACATCGCCAAATTGTCGGCGATGGGCCCGGCGGGCACGGTCTCGTCAGTGCACACGGTCCCCTCGCTGCTCGAGGGCATGCCCGTGGGCGCGGTCGTCGAGCCGCACACTTCGCTTCCCGAGATCGCCTATATCCAGCTGACGTCTGGAGCCACTGGCCCGATGCGCGGCGTCGAGCTCACCCATCGCAATATCTTGTCGAATACCCGCGCCATCGGCCGCGCGCTCGAGGTGCGCGAAGACGATATCGGCGTCTCGTGGATTCCCCCGTACAACTCGATGGGTTTGGTCGGCCTGATCTGCTTTGGGCTTTACTGGGGCATCGACCTGGTGCTGATCCATCCCGAGCGTTTTCTCAAGCGCCCCGAGGAGTGGTTGGCGGCGATCTCTCGGCACCGCGGCACATTGTCGACCGCACCCAACTTCGCCTACCACTACGCGGTGCGCCGCTGCCAGGAGTCGAACCTCGAGGGCCTCGACCTGTCGAGTTGGCGCGTGGCGATGAGCGGCGCCGAGCCCGTACGCGCCCAGCACATGGACGCCTTCGTGCGGCGATTCAGCAACTACGGACTCCGCCGCGACGTCTTCCTTCCGGTCTACGGGCTGGCCGAGGCGACCGTCGGGGTCACCTTTGCCGAGCTCAACAAGCCGTTCGGCATCGACGGGATCAACCGCCGGGTGCTCGAGAAGGAAGGCCGCGCCGAACCCTTGCCCGAAGAGGGCGCCAAATCCCCCGCCGAGCGCCTGCACCTGGTTTCGGTCGGAAAGCCGCTCGAAGAGATCGACGTCAAGATCGTCGGCGACGACGGTCAGGAGCTCGACGATCGCCACTGCGGCGAGATCTGCGTGCGCGGGCCGAATGTGATGAAAGGCTATACGGCCGACAAACCCTCGCGGCGCGTGGACTCGCCGGGCTGCACGCGCTTGCAAGGCGAGTGGCTGATGACGGGCGACCTCGGCTACATCGCCGAAGGCGAACTCTATGTGCTCGGCCGCGTCTGCGACGCCATCGAGACGGCACGAGAGCGTCTCGTGTTCCCCGAAGAGATCGAGCTGTTCGTCAACTCCGTCGACGGCATTCGTGCCGGCAGCGCGGTCGCCTTTTCGGTGACTGCCTCTGCCGATGCCGAGGGCGCCGAGCCAAACTTGCTGGTCATCGCCTACGAATTGCAGGCGGGTACCGAGGCGTCCGACGTCGAGCGAGCCGTCAAGTCCCTGATTCGAAAGCACCTGAGCATCGACCCCCACGCGCTGGTCGCGCTCTCGCCAGGCTCGGTCCCCAAGACCCACAGCGGCAAAGTGCGCCGCTTTTTGGCGCGTCGACTCTACCTCGAAGACCGCCTCGAGCGTCGCCAACGCACCGCCGGCGAACTCGAAGGCGTGCGCCGCTTCGTCCAACGCGCCCAAACCGAAGCCAGCCGCCTGCGCAACACCTTCCTCCAGCGCCTCGACAACTGGCTCTCCAAATAACCTCCCCCCCGCGACCCCCAAACCCCTAGACCCCTAAACTCCCAAACCCCCAAACCCCCACCACATCTTTGACCCACCACCGCCAATCCGGCTACAGTAGAAAGGCCGAGCACCCGACTGGAGTAGGGTTGCTCCACTTGTGACACCGATGTCCCGATTCGACCGAGTTTCGATGTTCCGAACGGCTCACCATTCAGCCCCTTGGGTAATTTTGCTTGTCGCCGCCACCGCATTGGCGGCGAGTGTGGCGGCGTCGTGCGCGGGCCTGGGCGCGAGCTGCCAATTCGACTCCGACTGCACCGGCGGCAACCTGTGTATCCAGCAGACTTGCTACGCGGCCTGCACCGCGGCCGAAGATTGCGAGCCCCCTTACGATATCTGCCAGCCCTACGCGCGTCAGAACTCCGGCGGCGACGAGACCGTCAAAATCTGCGTGGGCGAGGATTTCGAGGTCGAGAACAACGACGCCGGGAACAATTGCGAGCAGAGCGGTGACTGCTGCCAAACCGACGCGGAGTGCGCCGCGCTGCCCGATTTCGGCCCCAACGCGGTCTGCGGCGCGGACAACCGCTGCATCACCCCGGTGGCGCACCCCGAGCAGGGCATACTCATCCGCGACCGCACCACCGTCGATACGGGCGAACAACCGGCCGACGGAGGCCTGGGCGCCGATATTGCGGCGGTCTTCGTTCGTCCGGCGGCCACCGAGGAGGCCACCGGATTCGGCGTGTTGCTCGACTACTCGCCGGTCAATGGGGCGGACGGACCCGCTGACGCCCACGTCGGCGCAGCACCGCTGCTCGACGCGCAGGGCCAATGCGTCTCCGGCGGCTTCGACGAGACAGCGCTTCCGCTGGGCGGGGAGGGGGGCTACGCGCTCTTTGGCTTCGACAATGCCGACGGCGATCGCCTGCGGTTGAATAATGGCTGGGAAGCCGTCGTCATCGAGTGGGGGGCCAATTGCGGAGCTGAGGCTGCGGCCGATTCGTACGACGTCTTTTTCTGCACCGCGCAGAGCGAGGGCGCGGCGATCGACCCGGTCACCGACTGCTCCAAGCAGCTAAACCCTCAGCCTGCCTCCGGTTTTGCGGCGATCAGCCTCGACTGAGCCCGCCGAGAGGAGCAGGCGCAGCTTGAAATTGCGCGAGTGCGTTGCATTTTCGTCGCCGATGGGTAAATGTGGCACATAACTTCATTGCACGTTCGCATTTACTGATTGTTTTTTTGCCCAGGTGGCAAACAACTTGCAACTTGGCACAAATGGCTCGATAAGAGCATCGATGAGCTCGATTGTCCGAACGTGGGCGAAGAGAGTTCTGCAATTGGATGGTTAGTGTTACTTCCACTCTAAACCTCACTGTAGGGGAGAGAAATGAAGACGTTTAAGAAATTGTTGGCAATCCTTCTGGTATCGACCGCCTGTTCCGGCCTGATCGTGGCTTGTGGTGGCAGCGAAGAAGACGATTGTCTTTCGGATGAAGACTGCGCGGCAGGCGAGCTCTGCGATCAGACGGACAAGGTCTGTCGCTTCTCGTGTGAGACCGACGCCGACTGCACCGTCGAGGGCGAAGTCTGCGATACCGACCGCACTAACAGCGGTGGTGTCTGCGTGCTTGGCGACACCGAGCCCGAGTGCACCACCGACGACGACTGCGCCGAAGGCGAGACCTGCAACACCGAAACCGGCATGTGCGAAGGCACCGAGCCCGAGTGCACCACCGACGACGACTGCGCCGAAGGCGAGACCTGCAACACCGACTCGGGTATGTGCGAAGTCGCCACCATCTATGGCTTCGCTCAGATCACCGATGTCTCCGACACCACCAACGACGCGCTGTGCGGCGACAGCCTCGACGATCCGGGCTCCGACCTGTACGGCATCGAGCTGACCTCGGCTGACGGCAGCTCCTCGTTCTGGGCCCAGTGGGTCTACGACGGTGTCAACCACAGCACCGACCTGGCTTCGCCCGCCGGCGTCATCGACGGCACCGCTCCCGGCCTCGACGCCGAGGACTGCCCGGAAGCTGGCTTCTCCGACAGCGTCGTGGCCCTCGGCTGCGGCGGCTCGCTCATCGTCGAGTTCGTCGACGACCAGGGCACCGCTGTCGACATCCTTCCCGGCGACACCATCACCGTCTACGAGTACGGCGCTCAGTGCCAGACGTCTCCCTCGGCGGACCAGGACGAGTGGAGCGTCTCCATCTGTGAGCTCAACGAAGACGAAGCCCTCGCAGGCAACTGCACCGGCGAAGTCGCCGTGGGCAGCGGTAACGGTCTGAGCGACGTGACCGTGCCGACCGACCTGTAAATCTGCAGACACGTGGTTGTGTATTGCAGCCGCGCTCTGAGTAGGTCGAACACAAACCGCCCGGACTCGCTCTTTGCGAGCCGGGCGGTTTGCTTTTGGGGCCCACCTGCTCCGCAACGGAACAATCAATTGAAGGAAGATCTGGGCGGGTTTACTCATTTGTAAAGAGCGACTAATGTCGCCGCCGAAACCGCTGCACGACTCCGAAGGGAACACACAACGATGCGAATGCGAGTGATAAGCTTGATGATGGCGCTTCTGTTGGCCCCTGTGCTGACAGTGGGAGCCGGGTGCGCCACAGGTTCCGACGCCAAGCCCCAGACCTATGCTGGCGCCGCCGA
It encodes:
- a CDS encoding pentapeptide repeat-containing protein; protein product: MLAARAPVRARAPVRRPAPVRVRARVRRPAPAEPVARWRTAALRSGRCAGWQPSIGRLLGRAQPAELTRAELTRAELTRAELTRAELARAELTRAEPAQSGLARPALLQQKPLGARRRAGWRRR
- a CDS encoding GAF domain-containing protein, whose product is MENVVNFVMDMAMEKVGAESGSVLFADVNGRELYFATARGPKANEIMDYRVPMGKGIVGFCTREGVSLAISDAPNDPRFYKAISESLGYETEGLVCAPIQYEGRVYGALELMNKKSGTGFTADEMNALSYMGRQLAQYVHDTIMRREKIE
- a CDS encoding AMP-binding protein, with product MLRGNTQKEWGGPASENRRRFATVADVLRGAPEFAGKAGVYIMDARGSQEFRTYTQILENALRVGASLRIQGIGRLERVMLLQSTGFDFMSAFFGAVAIGATPVPYPPPGRQDHANGEPRFMKTAKRLGASAIVADTDIDIAKLSAMGPAGTVSSVHTVPSLLEGMPVGAVVEPHTSLPEIAYIQLTSGATGPMRGVELTHRNILSNTRAIGRALEVREDDIGVSWIPPYNSMGLVGLICFGLYWGIDLVLIHPERFLKRPEEWLAAISRHRGTLSTAPNFAYHYAVRRCQESNLEGLDLSSWRVAMSGAEPVRAQHMDAFVRRFSNYGLRRDVFLPVYGLAEATVGVTFAELNKPFGIDGINRRVLEKEGRAEPLPEEGAKSPAERLHLVSVGKPLEEIDVKIVGDDGQELDDRHCGEICVRGPNVMKGYTADKPSRRVDSPGCTRLQGEWLMTGDLGYIAEGELYVLGRVCDAIETARERLVFPEEIELFVNSVDGIRAGSAVAFSVTASADAEGAEPNLLVIAYELQAGTEASDVERAVKSLIRKHLSIDPHALVALSPGSVPKTHSGKVRRFLARRLYLEDRLERRQRTAGELEGVRRFVQRAQTEASRLRNTFLQRLDNWLSK